GTTTCCCAGCCCGAATGCCTCCCCCGGCGCCGGGCCGACCCGCTCCCAGAGAACGGGGATCACGGAGAACTTGAGCAGGGCGAGGAGGAGGGCCAGGCTGGCGAGCGAGGCCATGAGGCGGGTCCGCGTCCCCGCGGTGAGGGCGCCCCACGCCGCGAAGGCGAGCACGAAGACGACCATCCACTCGATCACGCCGGGTGGCGGAAGGAGCAGCTCCAGGAGCTGCGCGTTCGCCGCCGTACCGTACCCGACCGCGAGCCACCCCAGCCACCCCGCGGGACGGATCCACCCCCGCCGCAGGAGGAGCACGTAGGTGAGGAGGAGGGCGAACACACCCTCCGGGAGACCGGGAACGCGGTAGCGCACTCCCTCCGCCACGAGGTGCACACCCGCGAGGGCGGCGCTCCCCAGGAAGAGGAGCGCCGCGGCCACGGCTCGCCGCGCGGGGGTCAGCGCCGCGGAATCCATTCGAGCGGCCCGGGCCGCAGCTTGGTGCGGAGGTCGGTCGCGAGCGCTTCGGCACGCTGACGGATGGCGGGAGAGACCGGAGCGGCGACCACCCGCTCGGTGGCGGCGAGCGCCTCCCGCAGCGTGGCGTCGTCGTCGCGGCGCCACCAGGGAGAGGACGCGGCAGCCAGGAGCAGCGCGGAGCGGTCCAGCACCATGCGGCCCCACAGCTCGGTCGCGACGCCCGCCTCCACGGAGTCCGAGGCCAGCTCGCGCGCGGACCAGGCGGCCTCGGCCGCGGCGGTGTACTCGCGCGCGGCCGAGGCCGTGTCTCCCGAGGCGAGGGCCGCCGCGGCCGCGCGCTCCCGCTCCTCCGCCCGGGCGATCCGCGGCTCGAACGCGCTGGGACGGACCGCGACCAGGGTCCGCGTCCGCGCCTCGGCTACGGTCTGCGGGGCGCTCCGGTAGAGGAGGAGCACGCCCACGGTGAGGAGGGCCAGCAGCGCCAGCCCGCCCCCCACCCAGGGGTCCCGCAGCACGGGTGAGTTGGTCATCGCGCCTCCTCCCTGGCGACCCCGCGCTAGGCTGCTGCCGGCGGAGTCCGGTTCCCTGCCTCCATCAGCTCGCGCACGTCCTCCTCGCGGACCGCGAAGTCGCCCAGACGGCTCCGGTGGGGGCCGTGCCAGTCGGACCCGCCGCTGCGGAGCAGCCCCAGCGCGCGCGCCGCGGTCTCGAAGAGGAGCGACTCGGCGGGGGGGTTGTTCGGGCGGAAGCACTCCACCCCGTCCATCCCCCACGCCGCGAAGGTCCGGATCTCCCGGTCGAACACCTCCACCGGCGGGTGCGCCCAGACGGCCACCCCCCCGGCGGAGTGGATCATCTCGATCGCTTCGCGCACCGACGGGAAGTCGGTGAGCACGAAGGCGCTCCTCCCGTCCGCGAGGTAGCGGTCGAACGCTTCCGCGTAGTAGCGGGTGTGCCCCCCCGCGAGCAGCGCGCGGGCGATGTGCGGGCGCCCGATGGACGACGCGTCCGGCCCCGCCTCGCGGACGACGTCCTCGTACTCCAGCGGGATCCCCTGCTCCTGCAGCCTTCGCACCATCCGCTGCGCGCGGTCCACACGGCGGCCGCGGGCCCCCTCGGAATGGCGGCGCATCGGCTCCGAGTCCGGATCCACGAAGTAGCCCAGGACGTGGATCTCCGCGTCGGCGTGTCGCGTGCTGATCTCGATCCCGGGGACGACGCGGATCGCGCGCTCGCGCCCGGCCTCCATCGCCTCGCGCACCCCGCCCACCGTGTCGTGGTCGGTGAGCGCGATCACGTCCAGGCGGCCCGCCACGGCGGCATCGACCACGGCCGCGGGGGAGAGGTGCCCGTCGGAGGCACGGGAGTGGAGGTGCAGGTCGATCCGTTTCATCGCTCTCCGGAAAAAAGCTCACCGCCGGACGCTGCGCCGACGGTGAGCGAAGGTGCTGCGCCTGTACCCTACCGCCGCCAGGCGAAGCCGAAGCCCCAGTCGGCCCCCTCGCCGAGGTTGGCCCCGAAGCGGAGGATGAGGTTGGGGGCGATGCCCAGGTCGAAGCCCACGTCGGCCAGGACCTCCAGGTCGAGCTCGTCGTCGCCCCCGAAGCCGTTGATGAAGGCGATGCGCGGGTGGATGTACGGGGTGAACGCGAAGCCCGGGGACAGGAAGGTGTGCCCGGCCGTGAGACCCGCCTGGAAGCCCAGCGCGTCCGCGTCGCCGATGGCGGCCTGGATCCCCGCCGTGAAGGCGAGGCCGAAGGGGGCTCCGGCCAGGGGGATGGGGTTCCGGAACTCGCCGCCCACCAGGAGCGCGTCGTCGGGCCCGTCCGCGAACCCGACGCGCAGCCCCAGGGGGCCGCCCCGCCAGATCCCCTCGATCGCCAGGTCCCCCGGATCCCTCGGGCTGTCTCCCACGTAGACGCCGATGTCGTTGGTCATCCGCGGCGACATGTACGTGGGCGTGAACACCTGCGCGCCCGCTGCGCCGGCGGATACGGCCGCTAGGCCGAGTGCGGCGAGCGTGCGGGTGAGCCAGGAACGCGCCATCTCCGTATCTCCATCTGCTGTTTGGACAAACACTTGCCGCCCCGGGGGCGGCGCTGGCGCGTCGCTCCGAATCAAGTTTCGGACCACGCCGGAGCAAACGGAGCGGCCCCCGCCGCTCCTGCGAGCGGCGGGGGCCGTCCACGTCCCGGATCCCTCCGCGGTCAGGCCGCGGCGGCGTGCTCGCTGAGCACCGTCACGGTGTCGTTCACCACCTGGAGGAAGCCGCCGGAGACGCGGAACTGCGCCACGTCCCGGCCGTTCTCGATGCGCAGGACCCCTTCCCCGAGGAGCGCCATCATCGGCGCGTGCCCCCGCAGGATCCCGAGCAGCCCGTCGTGCGCGGGGACCACCACCTGGGCGGCCGTGCCCTCGTAGACGGTCTGCTCCGGCGAGAGGACGGAGACGCGCAGCGCCCCCGCCCCGGCACCGGCGCCCGCAGCGGGGGCCGCCATCAGCCGCCCTGCTCCAGCTTGCGGGCCTTCTCCACGGCGCCCTCGATGCCGCCGACCATGTAGAAGGCCTGCTCCGGGAGGTGGTCGAACTCGCCGCTCACCACGCGCTCGAACGACTCGATGGTGTCCTCCAGCTTCACGTACTCGCCGGGGGTGCCGGTGAACTGCTCGGCCACGTGGAAGGGCTGCGACAGGAAGCGCTGGAGGCGCCGCGCCCGCCCGACGATCACCTTGTCCTCCTCGGTGAGCTCGTCCATCCCGAGGATCGCGATGATGTCCTGGAGCTCCTTGTAGCGCTGCAGGATCCGCTGCACCGAGGTGGCGACCTGGTAGTGCCGCTCCCCGATGTACTGCGGGTCCAGGATCCGGCTGGTGGAGTCGAGCGGATCCACCGCCGGGTAGATCCCCAGCTCGGAGATCGCGCGGGAAAGCACCGTGGTGGCGTCCAGGTGCGCGAACGCGGTGGCCGGGGCCGGGTCCGTGAGGTCGTCGGCCGGCACGTAGATCGCCTGCACCGAGGTGATCGAGCCCTCGCGGGTGGAGGTGATCCGCTCCTGGAGCTGCCCCATCTCGGTGGCCAGCGTCGGCTGGTAGCCCACCGCGGAGGGCATGCGGCCCAGCAGCGCCGACACCTCGGAGCCCGCCTGCGTGAAGCGGAAGATGTTGTCCACGAAGAAGAGCACGTCCTGCTTCTCGACGTCGCGGAAGTACTCCGCCACCGTCAGCCCGGAGAGCGCCACGCGGAGACGCGCGCCCGGCGGCTCGTTCATCTGCCCGTACACCAGGGCGACGGACGACTCCTCCAGGTTCTCGTCCTTGATGAGCCCGCCCTCCTTGAACTCCAGCCAGAGGTCGGTGCCCTCGCGGGTGCGCTCGCCGACGCCGGCGAACACGGAGCGCCCGCCGTGCCCCTTGGCGATGTTGTTGATCAGCTCCATGATGACGACCGTCTTCCCCACGCCCGCGCCGCCGAAGAGGCCGATCTTGCCGCCCTTCACGTACGGGGTGAGGAGGTCGAGCACCTTGATGCCGGTCTCCAGGATCTCGGTCTTGGCCTCCAGGTCCACGAACTTCGGGGCCGGACGGTGGATCGGCCAGCGCTCCGCGGACTGCGGGATCACGCCCGCCTCGTCCACGGGCTGCCCGAGCACGTTCAGGATCCGGCCGAGCGCGGGGCGCCCGACGGGGACGGTGATCGCCTCGCCGGTGTCCACGATCTCCATCCCGCGGACCACGCCGTCGGTGGACTCCATGGCGACGGCGCGCACCTGGTTGCGCCCGATGTGCTGCTGCACCTCGAGCACGATCTCGGCGTCCACGCCGTCGGTCCCCGGGCGGGTCACCCGGAGCGCGTTGTAGATGTCGGGGAGGGTCCCCTCGAACTCCGCGTCGATCACCGGACCGATCACCTGCACCACGCGGCCCACCTTGGCGGCGCCGGTCGGGACGGTGGCCCGATCAGGGGCAATGGCTGCCATCTATCGTTCTCCTTGGTTGGGTTCCGTCTAGTCCAGCGCCGCGGCACCGCCGACGATCTCGGCGATCTCCTGCGTGATGGCCGCCTGCCGCACCCGATTGTAGGTGCGGGTCAGCCCCTCCAGGATGTCGCCGGCGTTGTCGGTGGCGTTCTTCATGGCGGTCCGCCGGGCGCCCTGCTCGGCGGCGGCCGTCTCGACCAGCGCGCGGTACACCCCGTTGCGCACGTACAGGGGGAGGATCCGGTTCAGGATCTCGTCCGCGGAGGGCTCCAGGATGTAGTCCGTTCCGCCCCCGCTCCGCTCACCCTCGGCCGGTGCGGGCACCGGGAGGAGCTGCAGGGTGGCGGGCGGGGTGGAGAGCGCGGAGACGAAGCGCGCGTACACCACGTACACGGCGTCCAGCGTGCCCGCCGTGAAGTCGTCCATCAGGTCGTTCACCAGCCGCTCGGCGTCCGCGGCCGACGGGCGGTCGCTGATGTCGTTGACCGCGCTGCGTAGCGTCTCGCCCTGGAAGCGGAAGAAGGAGATCCCCTTCTTCCCGGCGATGTGCAGCTCCACCTCGACACCCCGGCCGCGGAGGTCGCGCAGCAGGGTCCGCGCCTCGCGGATCAGGTTGGCGTTGAAGCCGCCCGCCAGGCCGCGGTTGGAGGTGAGCAGGACCACGGCGGCACGCCGCACCTGCTCCGGCTGCCGGAGCAGCGGGTAGCGGACCGCCAGCTCCGGGGTCAGGAGGCGCTGGATGACCTCGCCGAGCTGCTCCGCGTAGGGTCGGGCGGCGGCCACGCGGTCCTGGGCGCGCTTGAGCTTGGACGTGGCGACCATCTCCATCGTCCGCGTGATCTTGCGCGTGTTCTGGACCGAGCGGATCCGCCCCTTGAGTTCTCTCCCTTTGGCCATGACTCCTCAGCTCTAGCGTTCGCGGGGGCCGCTCAGTAGCTCTGGCGCGCGGAGGCGGCGTTCGCCTCGGGACGCGCGGCCATACGGAGCTGCTCCTCGCCCATGCGCCGGTCGGCGTCGGTCTCCTGGAGGATGGCCGAGTTCGCGTAGTTCTCGGTACCCACCGGCGAGTGCGGGTCCGCGAACATCTCTGCGTACCGCTCGATG
The nucleotide sequence above comes from Longimicrobiaceae bacterium. Encoded proteins:
- the atpC gene encoding ATP synthase F1 subunit epsilon, translated to MAAPAAGAGAGAGALRVSVLSPEQTVYEGTAAQVVVPAHDGLLGILRGHAPMMALLGEGVLRIENGRDVAQFRVSGGFLQVVNDTVTVLSEHAAAA
- the atpD gene encoding F0F1 ATP synthase subunit beta, encoding MAAIAPDRATVPTGAAKVGRVVQVIGPVIDAEFEGTLPDIYNALRVTRPGTDGVDAEIVLEVQQHIGRNQVRAVAMESTDGVVRGMEIVDTGEAITVPVGRPALGRILNVLGQPVDEAGVIPQSAERWPIHRPAPKFVDLEAKTEILETGIKVLDLLTPYVKGGKIGLFGGAGVGKTVVIMELINNIAKGHGGRSVFAGVGERTREGTDLWLEFKEGGLIKDENLEESSVALVYGQMNEPPGARLRVALSGLTVAEYFRDVEKQDVLFFVDNIFRFTQAGSEVSALLGRMPSAVGYQPTLATEMGQLQERITSTREGSITSVQAIYVPADDLTDPAPATAFAHLDATTVLSRAISELGIYPAVDPLDSTSRILDPQYIGERHYQVATSVQRILQRYKELQDIIAILGMDELTEEDKVIVGRARRLQRFLSQPFHVAEQFTGTPGEYVKLEDTIESFERVVSGEFDHLPEQAFYMVGGIEGAVEKARKLEQGG
- a CDS encoding PHP domain-containing protein, producing the protein MKRIDLHLHSRASDGHLSPAAVVDAAVAGRLDVIALTDHDTVGGVREAMEAGRERAIRVVPGIEISTRHADAEIHVLGYFVDPDSEPMRRHSEGARGRRVDRAQRMVRRLQEQGIPLEYEDVVREAGPDASSIGRPHIARALLAGGHTRYYAEAFDRYLADGRSAFVLTDFPSVREAIEMIHSAGGVAVWAHPPVEVFDREIRTFAAWGMDGVECFRPNNPPAESLLFETAARALGLLRSGGSDWHGPHRSRLGDFAVREEDVRELMEAGNRTPPAAA
- a CDS encoding F0F1 ATP synthase subunit gamma, with protein sequence MAKGRELKGRIRSVQNTRKITRTMEMVATSKLKRAQDRVAAARPYAEQLGEVIQRLLTPELAVRYPLLRQPEQVRRAAVVLLTSNRGLAGGFNANLIREARTLLRDLRGRGVEVELHIAGKKGISFFRFQGETLRSAVNDISDRPSAADAERLVNDLMDDFTAGTLDAVYVVYARFVSALSTPPATLQLLPVPAPAEGERSGGGTDYILEPSADEILNRILPLYVRNGVYRALVETAAAEQGARRTAMKNATDNAGDILEGLTRTYNRVRQAAITQEIAEIVGGAAALD